From Acidobacteriota bacterium, one genomic window encodes:
- a CDS encoding L-fucose/L-arabinose isomerase family protein produces MARQMTFGLIVGNRGFFPSHLAATGRTEMVAAIEKQGHKVIVTSPEQTAFGAVETYEEAKTCAALFKKHAAEIDGIIITLPNFGEERGLADAIRLADLRVPVLIQATPDDAGKMSIAFRRDSFCGKMSICNNLRQYGVKFTLTTLHTEAPSSPEFEKDLQSFAATCRIVRGFRNLRIGAIGARPAAFNTVRYSEKLLENSGITVDTLDLSEVFGRIAKLPDSDAAVQEKLKAIKSYLPLNNTPEAALIKMSKLGVVIDGWMKSNDLDVTSVQCWTSMEEFFGVVPCTVMSMMSEKLLPSACEVDTMGTVSMHALTLASETPSALLDWNNNYGGNPNKAVCFHCSNLPKHFFREGGVKMDFQQIIAGTVGKEQTYGTLDGKVKAGAMTFTRFSTDDFTGTIRGYVGEGYFTDDALETFGGAGVVEIPNMQKLLRYICENGFEHHVAANFSHCAGAVEEAAKNYLGWPMSRHS; encoded by the coding sequence ATGGCACGTCAGATGACTTTTGGATTGATCGTTGGCAACCGCGGCTTTTTTCCCAGCCACCTGGCTGCAACCGGGCGTACAGAGATGGTGGCCGCGATCGAGAAGCAGGGGCACAAGGTCATCGTCACGTCGCCGGAGCAGACGGCCTTCGGCGCCGTTGAGACTTACGAAGAGGCAAAGACCTGTGCGGCGCTCTTTAAGAAACATGCAGCGGAGATCGACGGCATCATCATCACGCTGCCCAACTTCGGCGAAGAGCGTGGCCTCGCTGACGCCATCCGCCTGGCGGATCTGCGCGTGCCTGTGCTGATCCAGGCGACACCTGACGACGCGGGCAAGATGAGCATCGCCTTCCGCCGTGACAGCTTCTGCGGCAAAATGTCGATCTGCAACAACCTGCGGCAGTACGGCGTTAAGTTCACACTGACCACACTGCACACCGAGGCTCCCTCGTCGCCCGAGTTCGAGAAGGATTTGCAGTCGTTTGCGGCGACCTGCCGCATCGTTCGCGGTTTCCGTAACCTGCGCATCGGCGCTATCGGCGCTCGCCCGGCGGCATTCAATACGGTTCGTTACTCGGAGAAACTGCTCGAAAACAGTGGAATTACCGTGGACACGCTGGACTTGAGTGAAGTCTTCGGCCGCATTGCGAAGCTACCGGACTCCGATGCAGCCGTTCAGGAGAAACTCAAAGCAATCAAGAGCTACCTCCCGCTCAACAACACGCCTGAAGCAGCTTTAATTAAGATGTCCAAACTTGGAGTCGTCATCGATGGCTGGATGAAGTCGAACGATCTCGACGTGACCTCGGTGCAGTGCTGGACCTCAATGGAAGAGTTCTTTGGTGTTGTGCCATGCACGGTGATGAGCATGATGAGCGAGAAGCTGCTGCCCAGCGCCTGCGAGGTGGACACGATGGGAACGGTCTCGATGCACGCTCTTACGCTGGCCAGCGAGACGCCCTCGGCGCTGCTGGACTGGAACAACAACTACGGCGGCAATCCAAATAAGGCCGTCTGCTTCCACTGCTCGAACCTGCCGAAGCACTTCTTCCGCGAGGGTGGCGTGAAGATGGACTTCCAGCAGATCATCGCCGGCACCGTCGGTAAGGAGCAGACCTACGGTACTCTCGACGGCAAGGTGAAGGCGGGCGCGATGACCTTCACTCGTTTTTCGACCGACGACTTTACCGGAACAATTCGAGGCTACGTCGGCGAAGGCTACTTCACCGACGATGCGCTGGAGACCTTTGGTGGGGCGGGGGTGGTCGAGATTCCGAACATGCAGAAGCTGCTGCGGTACATCTGCGAGAACGGCTTCGAGCATCACGTTGCTGCAAACTTCTCGCATTGTGCGGGTGCGGTTGAAGAAGCGGCAAAGAACTATCTCGGCTGGCCGATGTCACGTCACTCGTAG